GGGCGGAATACGTGGAACGAAGCAATCCGTGGTCGCTTGTAAGTTTCAGCTTTTCAAACGACTCGCTTAGGGTCACGTGCAATGCAAGACTATCGTGCAAGGGGCAGGAGAGGTATCTGGTTGGTGAAGGTAACGGTCCAGTCGCCGCTTTTGTTCACGCTCTGAACCTCGACTACGAATGCCCGCAAAAGTTTTACGTAGCCAACTATTACGAGCACGCACTGGCTAAAGGTGAAGCCGCGCAGGCGATATCCTACATCAAGTTGCAGTTTGCCGACGGTTCTACTCGGTGGGGAGTTGGGGTTGATACCAGTATTGATCTCGCCTCTATTAAAGCCGTGTTGTCTGCACTCAATCGATCATAGTAACTGACTCTGAACCGCTGGTTAATTCCGGCGGTTTTTTTATTGGCGTCATATTCGCACATTCGTACGAATGTGCGAATGGTGCTTCCTGTTGACATTGTGTATGGTTTGGCATAATCTGTGCTCATGACCTCAAGTGCACGAATTATCTCGATTATTAGCATCATTATTACCAGCTCAACTGGTGGAGATATGACTTGCGCTCGTTTCTAGAAACTACAAACTATAAACTAACGAAAGCCAGCTCTTCACCCCGAAAGCTGGCTTTTTGTTTGCCTCGAGTGAGGATGAAATAAAAAGTCAGTTTGAAGGGGACGGAAGTGCGTTAGTTTTTTGAAAGTAAAATGTCTTATGAAAACACAACTTAGTCCAATGCTTGTTGAAGAAGCGCATGCGCGGCTCAATGGTGTTGTTTGCAGAACACCACTTGAGCTTAACCGTAATCTCTCCGACCGTTTTGATGCCCAGATTTATCTTAAGCGGGAGGATTTACAAGTAGTCAGGTCATACAAGTTGCGAGGGGCGTATAACCGGATTTCTTTACTCAGTCTCGCTGAACGAGGCCAGGGTGTCGTATGTGCGAGCGCCGGCAATCATGCTCAAGGTTTCGCTTTTAGCTGTCGGAGACTTGGGATCAGGGGTTCCATTTACATGCCGAAAAACACGCCCCGCCAAAAAGTTGATCGAGTCAAATTTTTGGGTGGAAGTTGGGTGTCTCTGATTCTTGTCGGTGATGTGTATGACGATGCGTACAAGCATGCACGGGCCGACGCAACAAAAGGAAAGAAAGTTTTCATTCACCCGTTTGATGATCTACACATTATTGCTGGTCAGGGCACAGTCGGTTTGGAGATTTTGGAGCAATTTCCAGAACGCCAACATCTTGACTATGTCATCGTGCCTGTTGGTGGGGCCGGATTAATTGCAGGTCTTGGCGGTTACGTAAAGTCAAAAAGTCCTAGTACCAAGTTGGTTGGAGTAGAACCTTTGGGCGCGCCGTCCATGTCTGCATCTTTACAAGCAGGCAAGGTGGTAACTCTCGAAGTCATTGACAAGTTTGTTGATGGCGCGGCAGTGAAGACAGTTGGTGTGCTTAATTTTGCCATCGCCCAAAAAATCATCGACCGAGTGGTGTTGGTGAATGAAGGTCACGTATGTCAGGAGATGATTTCGTTGTATCAAAACGACGGCATTGTCACTGAGCCGGCCGGCGCGTTGTCGGTGTCTGCTCTCGATGAAGTAAGAGAACAAATCAAGGGCAAAACGGTTGTGTGTGTCGTGAGCGGGGGCAACA
The window above is part of the Patescibacteria group bacterium genome. Proteins encoded here:
- the ilvA gene encoding threonine ammonia-lyase IlvA, coding for MKTQLSPMLVEEAHARLNGVVCRTPLELNRNLSDRFDAQIYLKREDLQVVRSYKLRGAYNRISLLSLAERGQGVVCASAGNHAQGFAFSCRRLGIRGSIYMPKNTPRQKVDRVKFLGGSWVSLILVGDVYDDAYKHARADATKGKKVFIHPFDDLHIIAGQGTVGLEILEQFPERQHLDYVIVPVGGAGLIAGLGGYVKSKSPSTKLVGVEPLGAPSMSASLQAGKVVTLEVIDKFVDGAAVKTVGVLNFAIAQKIIDRVVLVNEGHVCQEMISLYQNDGIVTEPAGALSVSALDEVREQIKGKTVVCVVSGGNNDISRYPEIIERSLVYRGLKHYFIVEFSQRPGALKMYLNDVLGELVDITLFEYMKKNNRESGPALVGVELSQKDDLKLLLRRMKKAGLSYEHLEKDSPIFRFLV